Proteins encoded in a region of the Streptomyces sp. NBC_01298 genome:
- a CDS encoding molybdopterin-dependent oxidoreductase translates to MVGLGALGLALAPKLQAGFDAVLGSAASKDPTGLTGLLPGGGGFRYYSVASSVPERGPADYRLTVDGLVERPATYTLDALRALPQTRIVRDVQCVTGWRVPETPFEGVPLFRLLDAAGVHPEARAIRFTCFDGTYTESLTLRQARREDVMVALNMQDKPLGHAHGGPVRLYAAPMYFYKSAKWLSGITVTRDVQPGYWEKLGYDVDAWVGKSNGRDDAPTV, encoded by the coding sequence ATGGTGGGGCTCGGGGCCCTCGGTCTGGCCCTCGCGCCGAAGCTCCAGGCCGGGTTCGACGCCGTACTGGGTTCGGCCGCGAGCAAGGACCCCACCGGGCTCACCGGACTGCTGCCGGGCGGCGGCGGGTTCCGCTACTACTCGGTCGCGTCCTCGGTTCCCGAGCGCGGCCCGGCCGACTACCGGCTGACCGTCGACGGCCTGGTCGAGCGCCCGGCCACGTACACCCTCGACGCGCTGCGGGCCCTGCCGCAGACCCGGATCGTCCGCGACGTCCAGTGCGTGACGGGCTGGCGGGTCCCCGAGACCCCTTTCGAGGGCGTCCCGCTCTTCCGGCTGCTGGACGCCGCCGGGGTCCACCCCGAGGCGCGCGCCATCCGGTTCACCTGCTTCGACGGCACCTACACCGAGAGCCTCACGCTCCGGCAGGCCCGCCGCGAGGACGTCATGGTGGCCCTGAACATGCAGGACAAGCCCCTCGGCCACGCCCACGGCGGCCCGGTGCGCCTCTACGCGGCCCCCATGTACTTCTACAAGTCGGCGAAATGGCTGTCGGGCATCACCGTCACCCGGGACGTCCAGCCCGGCTACTGGGAGAAGCTCGGCTAC
- a CDS encoding FAD-dependent oxidoreductase codes for MPRPLRVAIVGAGPAGIYAADALLKSEAATEPGVSIDIFERMPAPFGLIRYGVAPDHPRIKGIITALHQVLDKPQVRLFGNVDYPNDISLDELRSFYDAVIFSTGATADRALTIPGVDLDGSYGAADFVSWYDGHPDVPRTWPLEAEKVAVLGVGNVALDVARILAKTADELLPTEIPANVHDGLKANKALEVHVFGRRGPAQAKFSPMELRELDHSPNIEVIVNPEDIDYDEGSITTRRSNKQADMVAKTLENWAIRDIGERPHKLFLHFFESPTEILGEDGKVVGLRTERTELDGTGNVKGTGTFTDWDVQSVYRAVGYLSDELPKLPWDVDSGTVPDQGGRVMEAGAHLASTYVTGWIRRGPIGLIGHTKGDANETVASLLADHADGNLLTPAAPEPEAVETFLAQKAVRFTTWEGWYKLDAAEKALGEPQGRERVKLVEREDMLKASGA; via the coding sequence ATGCCTCGCCCCCTGCGGGTAGCAATCGTCGGTGCCGGCCCCGCCGGCATCTACGCCGCCGACGCCCTGCTGAAGTCCGAGGCGGCCACCGAGCCGGGTGTGTCCATCGACATCTTCGAGCGGATGCCCGCACCCTTCGGCCTGATCCGTTACGGCGTCGCGCCCGACCACCCCCGCATCAAGGGCATCATCACCGCCCTGCACCAGGTGCTCGACAAGCCGCAGGTCCGCCTCTTCGGCAACGTCGACTACCCGAACGACATCAGCCTCGACGAGCTGCGCTCCTTCTACGACGCCGTGATCTTCTCCACCGGCGCCACCGCGGACCGCGCGCTCACCATCCCCGGTGTCGACCTCGACGGCTCCTACGGCGCCGCCGACTTCGTCTCCTGGTACGACGGCCACCCGGACGTCCCGCGCACCTGGCCGCTGGAGGCCGAGAAGGTCGCCGTCCTCGGCGTCGGCAACGTGGCCCTCGACGTGGCCCGGATCCTCGCCAAGACCGCCGACGAGCTGCTCCCGACCGAGATCCCGGCGAACGTCCACGACGGCCTCAAGGCCAACAAGGCCCTCGAGGTCCACGTCTTCGGCCGCCGCGGCCCCGCGCAGGCCAAGTTCAGCCCGATGGAGCTGCGCGAGTTGGACCACTCGCCGAACATCGAGGTCATCGTCAACCCCGAGGACATCGACTACGACGAGGGTTCGATCACCACCCGCCGCTCCAACAAGCAGGCGGACATGGTCGCCAAGACCCTGGAGAACTGGGCGATCCGCGACATAGGCGAGCGCCCGCACAAGCTCTTCCTGCACTTCTTCGAGTCGCCCACCGAGATCCTCGGCGAGGACGGCAAGGTCGTGGGCCTGCGCACCGAGCGCACCGAGCTCGACGGCACCGGCAACGTCAAGGGCACCGGCACGTTCACCGACTGGGACGTCCAGTCCGTCTACCGAGCCGTCGGATACCTCTCCGACGAGCTGCCCAAGCTGCCGTGGGACGTCGACTCCGGCACGGTTCCGGACCAGGGCGGCCGCGTCATGGAGGCCGGCGCGCACCTGGCGTCCACGTACGTCACCGGCTGGATCCGCCGCGGCCCGATCGGCCTCATCGGCCACACCAAGGGCGACGCGAACGAGACGGTCGCCAGCCTGCTCGCCGACCACGCGGACGGCAACCTGCTGACGCCGGCCGCTCCCGAGCCCGAGGCGGTAGAGACCTTCCTCGCGCAGAAGGCGGTCCGCTTCACGACGTGGGAGGGCTGGTACAAGCTCGACGCCGCCGAGAAGGCGCTGGGCGAGCCGCAGGGTCGCGAGCGCGTGAAGCTCGTCGAGCGCGAGGACATGCTCAAGGCGAGCGGGGCCTAG
- a CDS encoding HNH endonuclease family protein → MGRQIRVRGAVLTAVLLLAAAGCSGAGSATGADPRDDPKPGGAAPSASASSGAPARSGAPADGKPPTGDVLPGMVAASVARTQLAALKVAAPGTMSGYSRDKFTHWAEQGDKCDTREVILQRDGANVTRDSQCKAVSGTWKSLYDEVVVTEASKMDIDHMVPLAEGWRSGAAGWDAAKRKAFANDLTHPQLLAVTASSNRSKGDQSPDLWQPPSKAAWCQYGRAWTTVKSAYGLTVTEPEKKTLSTMLDTCAG, encoded by the coding sequence ATGGGGCGTCAGATACGGGTGCGCGGTGCGGTACTGACGGCCGTGCTGCTGCTGGCGGCCGCCGGCTGTTCCGGAGCGGGGAGCGCAACCGGGGCGGATCCCCGCGACGACCCGAAGCCGGGCGGCGCCGCGCCCTCCGCTTCCGCGTCCTCCGGTGCTCCCGCCCGGTCCGGGGCTCCCGCGGACGGGAAGCCCCCCACCGGTGACGTGCTCCCCGGCATGGTCGCCGCCTCCGTGGCCCGTACCCAGCTGGCTGCGCTGAAGGTGGCGGCCCCGGGAACCATGTCCGGCTACAGCCGGGACAAGTTCACGCACTGGGCGGAGCAGGGCGACAAGTGCGACACCCGCGAGGTCATCCTCCAGCGGGACGGCGCGAACGTCACCCGGGACTCCCAGTGCAAGGCCGTGTCCGGCACGTGGAAGAGCCTGTACGACGAGGTGGTGGTCACCGAGGCCTCGAAGATGGACATCGACCACATGGTGCCCCTCGCCGAGGGCTGGCGCTCCGGCGCGGCCGGCTGGGACGCCGCGAAGCGCAAGGCCTTCGCGAACGACCTGACGCACCCCCAACTGCTGGCGGTGACGGCCTCGTCGAACCGGTCGAAGGGCGACCAGAGTCCCGATCTGTGGCAGCCGCCGTCGAAGGCGGCCTGGTGCCAGTACGGGCGGGCCTGGACCACGGTCAAGTCCGCGTACGGTCTGACCGTCACCGAACCCGAGAAGAAGACGCTCTCCACCATGCTGGACACCTGCGCGGGCTGA